The following is a genomic window from Collimonas fungivorans Ter331.
GTGGCCATGCATCGCGGCGAATTGGGTCATACACTACTGCTGATTCAAGATTCTCAAGCTTCTGTTATGCGGCCGGAACACGGTCACGCGCGGGGAGGTCCCGATGCTGACTGGTTTGCGCTAGCCGCCCTTGGCGTGCGCCCGGAAATCGCGATTCGCCTTGCCTTCATAAACGATGGCTTACGATTAATTTCCAGACTGGCCGAATCCTAGCAAAAAAGGCGAGGGTTGTGGGCAAATCTACTGCAAAAGACACGATTTAACCCGGATTTGATGTAATTTGGCTTGACCAGAATGAAACTACGCATTATGGTAGCTATCCACTTCAGAACCCTGAGGTGCAAGCCTTTTCGCTGACGACTCAAGATGTTGTTCAACGGACAGGCATGCTTCACATTTGTAAGCTGTTTGCTCCAACCCGTGCCACAAGCGCGAGAAACAGGCAACGGCGTCATCAGAATTTTCGGCCGAACGAGTAGCGTTTAGCGCCATTTTGAATCGTATCTACGGCTACGCAACGGAATGACGTGATCGCACAAAAAAGGGACGCCGTGGCACTGGTACGCTGCGCCATTTCGTCAGGAAAGAGCATCCGATCAATTTCCAATGGACCTTGAAAGGATCTAGTCATCATGAGCAAAGATACAAACCTGCCTGTCACCGGCGCGGAAATTCTCGTGCGCTGCCTGGCGGAAGAGGGTGTCGAACACGTGTTCGGTTATCCCGGCGGCGCAGTGCTGTACATCTACGACGCCATATTCCAGCAAGAAAAATTCCAGCATATCCTGGTACGACATGAGCAAGCTGCGATCCATGCAGCCGATGCCTATTCCCGCAGCTCGAACAAGGTTGGCGTGGCGATTGTCACGTCCGGCCCTGGCGTCACCAATGCGGTGACCGGCCTGGCCACGGCTTACATGGACTCGATCCCGATGGTGGTGATTTCGGGCCAGGTGCCGTCGTATGCGATCGGCGAAGACGCGTTCCAGGAATGCGACACGGTCGGCATCACCCGGCCGTGCGTCAAGCACAACTTTTTGGTCAAGGATGTCAAGGATTTGGCATCGACCATCAAGAAGGCGTTTTTTATCGCCAGCACCGGCCGTCCCGGCCCGGTATTGGTGGATATCCCTAAAGACATCACCATGCACCGCCACGTTTTCGACTATCCGAAGGAAGTCGAAATGCGTTCCTACAAGCCGGTCGACAAAGGCCACTCGGGTCAGATCCGCAAAGCGGTGCAACTGCTGCTGACCGCCGAACGGCCGATGATCTACGCCGGCGGCGGCGTGATCCTGGCGAATGCCGCGCCGGAGCTGAACAAGCTGGTGGATCGCCTGGGCTACCCATGCACCACCACCCTGATGGGCCTGGGCGGCTACAAGTCGTCGAGCGACAAGTTTGTCGGCATGCCCGGCATGCACGGCACTTACGAAGCCAACATGGCGATGCAGAACAGCGATGTGCTGATCGCCATCGGCGCCCGTTTCGACGACCGCGTGATCGGCAATCCGAAGAATTTCACTTCGGTCTCGCGCAAGATCATCCATATCGATATCGACCCGTCGTCGATCTCCAAGCGGGTCAAGGTCGACATTCCTATCGTCGGCAACGTCAAGGATGTGCTGCAGGAACTGCTGGCGCAGCTGGACGCCGCCGAGACCCGGCAGAATACCTCGGCGCTGTCGAGCTGGTGGAAGCAGATCGAGGAATGGCGCGGCCGCGACTGCCTCAAGTTTGCCGATTCGAACGAAGTGATCAAGCCGCAGGCCGTGGTGCAGAAAGTATGGCAGATCACCGACGGCGACGCTTTCATCACCTCCGACGTCGGCCAGCACCAGATGTGGGCGGCGCAGTACTACGGCTTCGACAAGCCGCGCCGCTGGATCAACTCCGGCGGCCTCGGCACCATGGGCGTCGGCTTGCCGTATGCAATGGGCGTGCAGATGGCCAATCCCGGTTCTACCGTGGCCTGCATCACCGGCGAAGCCTCGATCCAGATGTGCATCCAGGAGCTGGCTACCTGCAAGCAGTATCACCTGACGCCGAAGATCATCCTGCTCAACAACCGCTTCCTCGGCATGGTCCGGCAATGGCAGCAGATCGATTACGGTTCGCGCTATTCCGAGTCCTACATGGATTCGCTGCCGGATTTCACCAAGCTGGCGGAATCGTTCGGTCACGTCGGCATGAAGATCGAAAAGCCGGGCGACGTCGACGGTGCGCTGAAAGAGGCTTTCGGTCTGAAAGATCGCCTGGTATTCATGAATTTCATTACGGATCAAACCGAAAACGTCTGGCCTATGGTCAAGGCGGGCAAGGGCTTGACTGAAATGCTGCTCGGTTCGGAGGATCTGTAATCATGCGACATATCGTTTCTGTATTGCTGGAAAATGAAGCGGGCGCCTTGTCGCGCGTGGTCGGCCTGTTTTCCGCCCGCGGCTACAACATCGAGACATTGACGGTCGCACCGACCGAAGATGCGACCTTGTCACGCATGACCATCGTGACAAGCGGTTCGGATGACGTGATCGAACAGATCACCAAGCACCTGAACCGTCTGATTGAAGTCGTCAAAGTGGTCGACCTGACCGAAGGCGCACATATCGAACGCGAGCTGATGCTGATCAAGGTGCGCGCGGTCGGCAAGGAACGCGAAGAGATGAAGCGCACCGCGGACATTTTCCGCGGCCGCATCATCGACGTCACCGACAAGTCCTATACCCTGGAACTGACAGGCAACAAGGGCAAGCTGGATGCGTTCATCGATTCGATCGACCGTGCGGCGATCCTGGAAACCGTCCGTACCGGCGGCTCTGGCATCGGCCGCGGCGAACGCATCCTCAAAGTTTAAATAAAGTTTAAATAAACAGTCATCGCGCTGAAACGTTCGGTGCAAATTACATCAAATTACATATATAGGATCAAAAATGAAAGTTTTCTACGACAAAGACAGCGACCTCTCCCTGATCAAAGGCAAGAATGTTGCCATCATCGGTTACGGTTCGCAGGGCCATGCCCACGCGCAAAACCTGAACGATTCCGGCGTCAAGGTCACTGTCGGCCTGCGCAAGGGCGGTGCATCGTGGGACAAGGCGAAGAACGCCGGCCTGAACGTGGCTGAAGTCAACGACGCGGTGAAAGCCGCCGACGTCATCATGATCCTGCTGCCGGACGAAAACATCGCCCAGGTCTATGCAGAAAACGTCGCGCCGCACGCCAAGCAAGGCGCTACTCTGGCCTTCGCCCACGGCTTCAACGTGCACTACGGCCAAGTCGTGCCGCGCACCGACCTGGACGTCATCATGATCGCTCCCAAGGCGCCAGGCCACACTGTCCGCGCCACCTACACCCAGGGCGGCGGCGTGCCGCACCTGATCGCGGTTTACCAGGACAAGTCCGGCAGCGCCCGCGACATCGCCTTGTCGTACGCAACCGCCAACGGCGGCGGCCGTGCCGGCATCATCGAAACCAACTTCCGCGAAGAAACCGAAACCGACCTGTTCGGCGAGCAAGCCGTGTTGTGCGGCGGTGCGGTGGAACTGATCAAGGCCGGTTTCGAAACCCTGGTGGAAGCCGGCTACGCGCCGGAAATGGCTTACTTCGAATGCTTGCACGAACTGAAGCTGATCGTTGACCTGATCTATGAAGGCGGCATCGCCAACATGAATTACTCGATCTCCAACAACGCTGAATACGGCGAATATGTCACCGGCCCGCGCATCGTCACCGAAGACACCAAGAACGCCATGCGCCAGTGCCTGAAGGACATCCAGACCGGCGAATACGCGAAGAGCTTCATCCTGGAAAACAAGGCTGGCGCGCCAACCCTGATTTCCCGACGCCGCATCACAGCCGAGCATCAAATCGAACAAGTTGGCGAACAACTGCGCGGCATGATGCCTTGGATTAAGAAAAACAAGATGGTTGACCAATCGAAGAACTAATCAGGGCTTCCTTGTTTTGAGGTCAGGCATCATGCAGCAAGCGCCTGCATGCGCTTGCTGGGCCGGACGGCGCAAAGCAGTGCTTTGCGAAACCCCGTCCGGCCTGCCTTGGATCAAAAAGAACAAGATGGTTGATCAATCGAAGAACTAATCATTCTTCATTGAGATGGTGTAAAAAGGACGGTATAGCCGTCCTTTTTGCTTTCTTGACCGGCAACCATACATTGTTTAGATTGTGGCATCGCCAATCGAGTAATTTTCTTGGGCAATATGGCAACTAATACAATCGGCAGCAAATTCGGCAAGCCCGACCGCGGCTGGCGGGAGCGCCTGTACACGATTATTTTTGAAGCCGACACCGCCGCCGGACGCCGCTTCGATACCGCCTTGCTGATCATCATCGTGCTCAGCGTGGCGACCGTGATCATCGACAGCGTCGGCGCCGTGCGTTCGCGCGATTTCCTGGCGCTGAATATTTTGGAATGGCTGTTCACCATCCTGTTCACCATCGAGTACGTGGTGCGCCTGCTGTGCGTCAAGCACCCCTTGCGTTATGCCCTCAGCCTGT
Proteins encoded in this region:
- a CDS encoding acetolactate synthase 3 catalytic subunit, with the translated sequence MSKDTNLPVTGAEILVRCLAEEGVEHVFGYPGGAVLYIYDAIFQQEKFQHILVRHEQAAIHAADAYSRSSNKVGVAIVTSGPGVTNAVTGLATAYMDSIPMVVISGQVPSYAIGEDAFQECDTVGITRPCVKHNFLVKDVKDLASTIKKAFFIASTGRPGPVLVDIPKDITMHRHVFDYPKEVEMRSYKPVDKGHSGQIRKAVQLLLTAERPMIYAGGGVILANAAPELNKLVDRLGYPCTTTLMGLGGYKSSSDKFVGMPGMHGTYEANMAMQNSDVLIAIGARFDDRVIGNPKNFTSVSRKIIHIDIDPSSISKRVKVDIPIVGNVKDVLQELLAQLDAAETRQNTSALSSWWKQIEEWRGRDCLKFADSNEVIKPQAVVQKVWQITDGDAFITSDVGQHQMWAAQYYGFDKPRRWINSGGLGTMGVGLPYAMGVQMANPGSTVACITGEASIQMCIQELATCKQYHLTPKIILLNNRFLGMVRQWQQIDYGSRYSESYMDSLPDFTKLAESFGHVGMKIEKPGDVDGALKEAFGLKDRLVFMNFITDQTENVWPMVKAGKGLTEMLLGSEDL
- the ilvN gene encoding acetolactate synthase small subunit; translation: MRHIVSVLLENEAGALSRVVGLFSARGYNIETLTVAPTEDATLSRMTIVTSGSDDVIEQITKHLNRLIEVVKVVDLTEGAHIERELMLIKVRAVGKEREEMKRTADIFRGRIIDVTDKSYTLELTGNKGKLDAFIDSIDRAAILETVRTGGSGIGRGERILKV
- the ilvC gene encoding ketol-acid reductoisomerase — encoded protein: MKVFYDKDSDLSLIKGKNVAIIGYGSQGHAHAQNLNDSGVKVTVGLRKGGASWDKAKNAGLNVAEVNDAVKAADVIMILLPDENIAQVYAENVAPHAKQGATLAFAHGFNVHYGQVVPRTDLDVIMIAPKAPGHTVRATYTQGGGVPHLIAVYQDKSGSARDIALSYATANGGGRAGIIETNFREETETDLFGEQAVLCGGAVELIKAGFETLVEAGYAPEMAYFECLHELKLIVDLIYEGGIANMNYSISNNAEYGEYVTGPRIVTEDTKNAMRQCLKDIQTGEYAKSFILENKAGAPTLISRRRITAEHQIEQVGEQLRGMMPWIKKNKMVDQSKN